A window from Humidesulfovibrio mexicanus encodes these proteins:
- a CDS encoding adenylyl-sulfate kinase, with amino-acid sequence MVVWIIGLSGSGKSTLAQEVTRLTRASGRACVLLDGDAVRQVFGADLGHSLKDRHKNAKRFNGLCKLLDDQGVDVVCAILSLFEDTRQWNRDNLRAYREVFLDVPLNALAARDPKGLYREALAGRMADMPGVDIPFVRPARPDLTITNTGSLDALLARAPEIAAMILGHAPGFPDAGGGR; translated from the coding sequence ATGGTGGTGTGGATCATCGGACTTTCCGGCTCTGGCAAGAGCACCCTGGCCCAGGAGGTGACGCGCCTGACGCGCGCCAGCGGCCGGGCCTGCGTGCTGCTGGACGGCGACGCCGTGCGCCAGGTCTTCGGGGCCGACCTGGGCCACAGCCTCAAAGACAGGCACAAGAACGCCAAACGCTTCAACGGCCTGTGCAAGCTGCTGGACGACCAGGGCGTGGACGTGGTCTGCGCCATCCTGTCCCTGTTCGAGGACACGCGGCAATGGAACCGCGACAACCTGCGCGCCTACCGCGAGGTGTTCCTGGACGTTCCCCTGAACGCTCTCGCCGCGCGCGACCCCAAGGGCCTGTACCGCGAGGCGCTGGCCGGACGCATGGCCGACATGCCCGGCGTGGACATCCCCTTTGTGCGGCCAGCCCGGCCGGACCTGACCATCACGAACACCGGAAGCCTGGACGCGCTGCTTGCGCGCGCGCCGGAAATCGCGGCCATGATCCTCGGCCACGCGCCCGGCTTCCCGGACGCCGGAGGCGGGCGGTGA